The sequence AAACTTACGATTGGTGACACCATTTTAGATTTAACTGGACCACTTGGTATGCCGACAGAAATAAAAAATTATGGGACTGTCATGATCGTAGGCGGTGGCGTTGGAATTGCTGCAGTTTTCCCAATCATTAAAGGGTTAAAAAAAGCTGGAAATCGAGTTATTACAATTCTTGGTGCCAAAACAGCTGAACTTGTGATCCTTCAAGAGGAGTGTCGACAATATTCTGATGAACTGATCATCACGACAGATGATGGTACAAAAGGCATGAAAGGTCTTGTAACGGACGCAATGGAGCAAGTGATTGCAAACGAAACAATCAACAGTAGTTGGGCGATTGGTCCCAGTATGATGATGAAATTTTGTACCATGACTGCAGCAAAATATGAATTGCCACTTTATGTTTCACTAAACCCGATTATGATCGATGGAACAGGTATGTGTGGCGGCTGTCGAGTAACGATCGACGGGAGTATCAAATTTGCCTGTGTCGATGGCCCAGAATTTAAAGGAACAGAGGTTAATTGGGATGAGTTTATCAGTCGCATGAAACAATATAAGACGGAAGAAGAAACCTGTTTGGTGGATTATCAAAAAGTGCAGGTGATAAATCGTGGTTAGAAGAAGTAGAACAAAAACACCAATCGCTGAACAAGACCCAGCAATTCGTAAGTCAAATTTTGATGAGGTTTGCTTAGGGTATACGCTCGAAGAAGGTGCGGCTGAAGCTGTTCGGTGTTTACAATGTAAAGAGGCTCCCTGTATTGCCAGTTGCCCTGTGATGATAGATATTCCTGGATTTATTCTTGCAATTAAAAAAGGAAATATGCAGGAAGCAGCTGATATTTTAGGAAAATATACGAACCTTCCAGCAATTTGTGGAAGAGTTTGTCCTCAGGAAAAGCAATGCGAACAAGTCTGTAAGTTGGGACTGGCTAAAAACTTTGAACCAGTCGCAATCGGTAAATTAGAGCGTTTAGTTGCAGATTGGGCTTTAGAAAATCAAGATTTTTCGAAATGCATTCAAAATAACGAAGCGAAAATTGGTCGAATCGCCGTCATTGGTTCTGGTCCCTCTGGTTTAACGGTTGCTGGTGATTTAGCAAAAATGAACTATGAGGTAATCATTTATGAAGCACTACATGATTCTGGTGGTGTATTGACTTACGGCATTCCAGAATTTAGATTACCTAAGAGAATTGTAAAAAAAGAAATCGAAAGCATTGAAGCGTTAGGTGTAACGATCGAAACCAATGTTGTGGTTGGTAAAACAATCACGATGGATGAGGTCATGAACGAATTTGATGCTTGCTACATTTCTGTTGGAGCTGGAGCTCCTAACTTTATGGGAATACCTGGAACAGCATTGAATGGGGTTTATTCTTCTAGCGAATATTTGACACGAATCAATTTGATGCATAGTTATGAGTTTCCGAAATTCGATACACCAATCAAACGTTCCAAAAATGTTGTAGTGATCGGTGGTGGAAATGTGGCAATGGATGCGGCTCGTTCAGCTAAACGTTTAGGCGCTGATCATGTCAGTATTGTCTATCGCAGGTCATTAGAGGAATTGCCCGCGCGTATCGAAGAATACCATCATTCTGTTGAAGAAGATATCGACTATCATTGGTTGAGCAATCCAGTCGAATATATGAATAACGGTGTTGGGGATTTAAATGGTGTGAAATGCGTCAAAATGGAACTAGGTGAACCAGATGAATCTGGAAGACGTCGTCCAGTTCCAATCAAAAATAGCGAATTTATTATCGAAGCTGACACAGTGATCGAAGCAATCGGTCAAGGGTCCAATAAAGTGTTGTTATCCACTTTCCCAGAACTTAAATTGACAAAATGGGGTTACATTGAGGCGGATCCAAAAACAGGAACTACATCAATTCCTGGCGTCTTTGCCGGCGGAGATATCGTAACAGGTGCAGCAACAGTAATTTTAGCCATGGGTGCTGGAAAAATTGCTGCTGTAGAAATCGACAACTATGTACGAGAAAAAAACAAAACGCCCGTAACAACAAAAGTCTGAGGAAAGATAAAAGGTGAGAACAAATGAAAAAAACAAAGACGATGGATGGAAATACAGCAGCTGCTTATATTTCTTATGCCTTTACAGAAGTAGCGGCAATTTATCCTATCACGCCTAGCTCGACCATGGCGGAATTAGTAGATGAATGGGCAGAAAATGGCTTGAAAAA is a genomic window of Enterococcus haemoperoxidus ATCC BAA-382 containing:
- a CDS encoding sulfide/dihydroorotate dehydrogenase-like FAD/NAD-binding protein codes for the protein MYKITKSEQLSKNEYDFWIEAPRIAKKAKPGQFVMLRINEMGERIPLTIADTDDSSGKIRLVFQVIGKTTAELGKLTIGDTILDLTGPLGMPTEIKNYGTVMIVGGGVGIAAVFPIIKGLKKAGNRVITILGAKTAELVILQEECRQYSDELIITTDDGTKGMKGLVTDAMEQVIANETINSSWAIGPSMMMKFCTMTAAKYELPLYVSLNPIMIDGTGMCGGCRVTIDGSIKFACVDGPEFKGTEVNWDEFISRMKQYKTEEETCLVDYQKVQVINRG
- the gltA gene encoding NADPH-dependent glutamate synthase, which encodes MVRRSRTKTPIAEQDPAIRKSNFDEVCLGYTLEEGAAEAVRCLQCKEAPCIASCPVMIDIPGFILAIKKGNMQEAADILGKYTNLPAICGRVCPQEKQCEQVCKLGLAKNFEPVAIGKLERLVADWALENQDFSKCIQNNEAKIGRIAVIGSGPSGLTVAGDLAKMNYEVIIYEALHDSGGVLTYGIPEFRLPKRIVKKEIESIEALGVTIETNVVVGKTITMDEVMNEFDACYISVGAGAPNFMGIPGTALNGVYSSSEYLTRINLMHSYEFPKFDTPIKRSKNVVVIGGGNVAMDAARSAKRLGADHVSIVYRRSLEELPARIEEYHHSVEEDIDYHWLSNPVEYMNNGVGDLNGVKCVKMELGEPDESGRRRPVPIKNSEFIIEADTVIEAIGQGSNKVLLSTFPELKLTKWGYIEADPKTGTTSIPGVFAGGDIVTGAATVILAMGAGKIAAVEIDNYVREKNKTPVTTKV